In a genomic window of Gambusia affinis linkage group LG04, SWU_Gaff_1.0, whole genome shotgun sequence:
- the LOC122829378 gene encoding C-type lectin domain family 4 member E-like, protein MQEKQFVVTQRCSEGKMTGAVRREQAEFSMDYVNLPEPPVTTAAGGGDEGNHPAPGTKLLRLVGVSFGLLCLLQAAVNVSLRLTLFKSDGQTSPTGPACCNETDKQRQLIERYIQQGWVRFRSSVYYISDARNTWQQSRRYCLRQGADLVIINTKEEQDFTRQFHRFTWLGLYYESKTKKWIWVDRTPLNESFSFWGPGEPNGFEGKIENCVEIRFFEMDNSWNDIPCGDQNYWICEKEVAP, encoded by the exons ATGCAAGAAAAGCAGTTTGTTGTCACACAGCGGTGCTCTGAAGGTAAGATGACAGGAGCTGTCCGCAGAGAGCAAGCAGAGTTCAGCATGGACTATGTGAATCTGCCCGAGCCTCCAGTTACAACggctgctggaggaggagacGAGGGGAACCATCCTGCAccag GGACAAAGTTATTGAGGCTGGTTGGAGTTAGCTTTGGACTCCTTTGCCTCCTACAAGCTGCTGTCAACGTGTCTCTCCGCCTGACACTGT TCAAATCTGACGGTCAGACGTCACCAACAGGACCCGCTTGCTGTAATGAAACTGACAAGCAGAGACAACTGATCG AGCGGTACATCCAGCAGGGATGGGTGCGTTTCCGTTCCAGTGTGTATTATATTTCTGACGCCAGGAACACGTGGCAGCAGAGCAGACGGTATTGTCTGCGGCAAGGCGCTGACCTGGTGATCATAAACACCAAAGAAGAACAG GACTTCACAAGACAGTTTCACAGATTCACGTGGCTCGGACTTTATTATGAGTCCAAGACGAAGAAGTGGATATGGGTGGATCGGACTCCGCTGAACGAaag TTTCAGCTTCTGGGGGCCTGGAGAGCCAAACGGGTTTGAAGGCAAAATCGAAAACTGTGTGGAGATAAGGTTCTTTGAGATGGATAACAGCTGGAACGACATACCGTGTGGAGACCAAAACTACTGGATCTGCGAGAAAGAGGTGGCTccgtaa